In the genome of Kitasatospora cathayae, one region contains:
- a CDS encoding acyltransferase — translation MPITRSLLSTVRSGGRRAAGRLVHRGWRWMQRTGAVTNRNPGPYRFGELGDGTTLAFPLGAVFNEQWITIGPFSIIGERVTISAGFLPGLDLGPEPIVRIGGGCVIGRDSHIVGHQSIVIGDDVWTGPGVYVSDQAHEYRDTELPIGKQWPRNEPVEIGTGSWIGTGAVIMPGARIGRNVVVAAGAVVRGEVPDHSVVAGAPAKVVRRWTEEEGWQPPLRHEPPRPVPDGVTAEQLRALVGWDLRLPGEQG, via the coding sequence ATGCCGATAACCCGTTCCCTCCTCTCCACCGTCCGGTCCGGTGGCCGCCGGGCCGCCGGACGCCTCGTGCACCGGGGCTGGCGCTGGATGCAGCGGACCGGCGCCGTCACCAACCGGAACCCGGGCCCGTACCGGTTCGGCGAGCTGGGCGACGGCACGACCCTGGCCTTCCCGCTCGGGGCGGTGTTCAACGAGCAGTGGATCACCATTGGGCCGTTCTCGATCATCGGCGAGCGGGTCACCATCAGCGCGGGCTTCCTGCCCGGGCTCGACCTCGGCCCGGAGCCGATCGTCCGGATCGGCGGCGGCTGCGTGATCGGCCGGGACAGCCACATCGTCGGCCACCAGTCGATCGTCATCGGCGACGACGTCTGGACCGGCCCCGGAGTGTACGTCAGCGACCAGGCGCACGAGTACCGGGACACCGAGCTGCCGATCGGCAAGCAGTGGCCGCGCAACGAGCCGGTGGAGATCGGCACGGGCAGCTGGATCGGCACCGGCGCGGTGATCATGCCGGGGGCGCGGATCGGGCGCAACGTGGTGGTCGCGGCGGGTGCGGTGGTGCGCGGCGAGGTGCCCGACCACAGCGTGGTCGCCGGGGCCCCGGCCAAGGTGGTCCGCCGCTGGACCGAGGAGGAGGGCTGGCAGCCGCCGCTGCGCCACGAACCGCCGCGGCCGGTGCCGGACGGGGTGACGGCGGAGCAGCTGCGCGCGCTGGTCGGGTGGGACCTGCGGTTGCCGGGGGAGCAGGGCTGA
- a CDS encoding PucR family transcriptional regulator produces MPTNRPTSSPADPADQPAPADQAAPWRVPVIGGLPADQRLLGGVRELAASVVTALLDRVPIYRRLPREQLTGELTRDAERRIRALAHAVRTGLPAPAEEFTAVREAAARRAEEGLPLDAVLLAHHLGLEVCWEFLTRDAHAGDAADLLLLNRLLLDQLRRATIAAGTGFLDGQRSAGDRRSTARQSLLTALLAGTPAAEAAARAGTELPAGYAVLCLSLADHPDEHSPGVDPGIAARRKLRRFGAELDHRTRQSALTSLTPSGGLVLLPLDTPPDRSADPSVGEAAAEPWPQLAAALAAAARAAGVPVLAGACAATPAEVPGAAALAYEVLDVARAFGLPPGLHRLDDVLLEYQLTRPSRARSRLAALLEPLADGGELLTTLRTHLAGGLNRRHTASALHLHPNTVDYRLRRIAVLTGLDPARPADVLRITAAIAARTAEQSAPARQPAERPSPAAQL; encoded by the coding sequence GTGCCCACGAACCGCCCCACCAGCTCCCCCGCGGACCCGGCCGATCAACCCGCCCCGGCCGACCAAGCCGCCCCGTGGCGCGTCCCGGTGATCGGCGGACTCCCGGCCGATCAGCGACTCCTCGGCGGCGTCCGCGAGTTGGCCGCAAGCGTGGTCACCGCCCTGCTGGACCGCGTGCCGATCTACCGCCGTCTCCCCCGTGAACAGCTCACCGGCGAGCTCACCCGGGACGCCGAGCGCCGCATCCGCGCCCTCGCCCACGCCGTCCGCACCGGACTCCCCGCCCCCGCCGAGGAGTTCACCGCCGTACGCGAGGCCGCCGCGCGCCGCGCCGAGGAGGGCCTGCCGCTGGACGCGGTCCTGCTCGCCCACCACCTCGGGCTGGAGGTCTGCTGGGAGTTCCTCACCCGGGATGCCCACGCGGGTGACGCCGCCGACCTGCTGCTGCTCAACCGCCTGCTGCTCGACCAGCTCCGCCGGGCCACCATCGCCGCCGGTACCGGATTCCTTGACGGTCAGCGCTCGGCCGGCGACCGGCGCTCCACCGCCCGGCAGTCCCTGCTCACCGCCCTGCTCGCCGGCACCCCCGCCGCGGAAGCCGCCGCCCGGGCCGGGACGGAGCTACCGGCCGGCTACGCCGTGCTCTGCCTGTCCCTCGCCGACCACCCGGACGAGCACTCCCCCGGCGTCGATCCGGGCATCGCCGCCCGCCGCAAGCTCCGCCGCTTCGGCGCCGAACTCGACCACCGCACCCGGCAGTCGGCGCTCACCTCGCTGACCCCCTCGGGCGGCCTGGTGCTCCTCCCGCTCGACACTCCGCCGGACCGGTCCGCCGATCCGTCCGTCGGGGAGGCCGCAGCGGAGCCGTGGCCCCAGCTCGCCGCCGCCCTCGCCGCCGCGGCTCGCGCGGCCGGTGTGCCCGTGCTGGCCGGAGCCTGCGCCGCGACACCCGCCGAAGTGCCCGGCGCCGCCGCCCTCGCCTACGAAGTCCTGGACGTCGCCAGGGCGTTCGGCCTCCCGCCCGGGTTGCACCGGCTGGACGACGTCCTACTGGAGTACCAGTTGACCCGGCCCAGCCGGGCCCGCTCCCGGCTCGCCGCCCTGCTCGAACCGCTCGCCGACGGCGGGGAATTGCTCACCACCCTGCGCACCCACCTGGCCGGCGGCCTCAACCGCCGCCACACCGCGAGCGCCCTGCACCTGCACCCGAACACCGTCGACTACCGGCTGCGCCGGATCGCCGTCCTCACCGGCCTGGACCCGGCGCGCCCGGCCGACGTCCTGCGGATCACCGCCGCCATCGCCGCGCGGACTGCCGAACAGTCGGCCCCGGCTCGCCAGCCAGCCGAACGTCCTTCCCCTGCAGCCCAGTTGTGA
- a CDS encoding MFS transporter, whose product MPLRNKIRAHRHPDDASPQSRSTPPAPDRPWGAARLALTAFFAVDGFLFAAWVVRIPDVRSQVSASHSALGLALLCLSIGGVATMPVVGRLCLRYGSRPMTVGSLALVSLSIPLPAHAHSVYSLGGALLLFGAGYGGANVAMNSAAVDLVAQLRRPVMPSFHAGYSLGGLVGAGFGGLLAGRLTTAWALALGGLLGLAVTVGAGVVLLCSPAVPMVAPERGGGGSGAGSGAASPSGAGAGSGADAGPGEGPGEGPGENSATGTAENSAGRPAGAHVRLLVLMFGLTALCTAYGEGAIADWTTLHLTDDVHASAGTAAGGYAAYAFAMTSGRVGGTWLSIRLGQNRLMLLGGTTAAVGMLVAALAPAVPLAIGGFILVGLGLANLFPLAIARAGATGGPQGVALASTLGYGGMLIGPVVIGFLADAAGLPLALTTVAVAATTAALLPLAVGRR is encoded by the coding sequence CGGCGCCCGACAGACCCTGGGGCGCCGCGCGGCTCGCACTCACCGCCTTCTTCGCCGTCGACGGCTTCCTGTTCGCCGCCTGGGTCGTCCGCATCCCGGACGTCCGCAGCCAGGTCAGCGCCTCGCACAGCGCCCTCGGACTCGCCCTGCTCTGCCTGTCGATCGGCGGCGTCGCCACCATGCCGGTGGTCGGCCGGCTCTGCCTGCGGTACGGATCCCGCCCGATGACGGTCGGCTCGCTCGCCCTGGTCAGTCTCTCCATACCGCTGCCCGCGCACGCCCACTCGGTGTACTCCCTGGGCGGGGCGCTGCTGCTGTTCGGCGCCGGGTACGGCGGCGCCAACGTCGCCATGAACAGCGCCGCCGTCGACTTGGTGGCGCAGCTGCGCCGACCCGTCATGCCCAGCTTCCACGCCGGGTACAGCCTGGGCGGGCTGGTCGGCGCGGGTTTCGGAGGGTTGCTCGCCGGCCGGCTGACCACCGCGTGGGCGCTCGCGCTCGGCGGGCTGCTGGGGCTGGCCGTCACCGTCGGCGCGGGCGTCGTGCTGCTGTGCAGCCCGGCGGTGCCGATGGTCGCGCCGGAGCGCGGCGGTGGCGGGTCCGGGGCCGGGTCCGGAGCTGCGTCCCCGTCCGGGGCCGGGGCCGGGTCCGGGGCTGATGCGGGCCCGGGTGAGGGCCCGGGTGAGGGCCCGGGTGAGAACTCCGCGACGGGAACGGCTGAGAACTCCGCTGGTCGCCCGGCCGGGGCACACGTCCGGCTGCTGGTGCTGATGTTCGGGCTCACGGCGTTGTGCACGGCGTACGGCGAGGGCGCGATCGCCGACTGGACCACCCTCCACCTCACCGACGACGTGCACGCGAGCGCGGGAACGGCCGCCGGCGGGTACGCCGCGTACGCCTTCGCCATGACCAGCGGGCGGGTGGGCGGCACCTGGCTGTCCATACGGCTCGGCCAGAACCGGCTGATGCTGCTCGGCGGGACGACTGCGGCGGTCGGCATGCTGGTCGCCGCTCTCGCTCCCGCGGTGCCGCTGGCCATCGGCGGGTTCATCCTGGTCGGCCTCGGGCTGGCCAACCTGTTCCCGCTCGCGATCGCGCGTGCCGGTGCGACGGGCGGGCCTCAGGGCGTCGCGCTCGCCTCGACGCTCGGGTACGGCGGGATGCTGATCGGGCCGGTGGTGATCGGTTTCCTCGCCGACGCGGCCGGACTGCCGCTGGCCCTCACCACGGTCGCGGTCGCGGCCACGACGGCGGCCCTGCTGCCGCTGGCGGTCGGACGACGCTGA
- a CDS encoding esterase/lipase family protein — translation MAAPAAAPAVTAATELPPDGDSVASPPGANDWSCRPSAAHPYPVVLVHGTFANRYENWLALSPLLKGLGYCVFAVDYGTIPGITSTGSGLLLPIGGLGAVPTSAAQLAHFVDLVRSATGAAKVDVVGHSQGGMLPNYYLKFLGGASKVDTLVGLAPSNHGTTLDGITRLAPYFPGVADLIYTVCQACRDQAVGSDFNATMASRPDTVPGVHYTVISTVYDEVVTPWRTQFLNGPDVDNEVLQDHCPVTLAEHVAIAFSPTALHLVTNALDPANATPVFCG, via the coding sequence ATGGCGGCGCCCGCGGCGGCTCCCGCCGTCACCGCCGCGACCGAACTCCCGCCCGACGGCGACTCGGTGGCCTCACCTCCCGGCGCCAACGACTGGAGCTGCCGACCGTCCGCCGCGCACCCCTACCCGGTGGTGCTGGTGCACGGCACCTTCGCCAACCGCTACGAGAACTGGCTGGCGCTCTCCCCGCTGCTCAAGGGCCTCGGCTACTGCGTCTTCGCCGTCGACTACGGCACCATCCCCGGCATCACCTCCACCGGCAGCGGTCTGCTGCTGCCGATCGGAGGCCTCGGAGCGGTGCCCACGTCGGCGGCCCAACTCGCCCACTTCGTCGACCTGGTGAGGTCCGCGACCGGTGCGGCCAAGGTCGACGTCGTCGGGCACTCGCAGGGCGGCATGCTGCCGAACTACTACCTCAAGTTCCTCGGCGGGGCCTCGAAGGTGGACACGCTGGTCGGCCTGGCGCCGTCCAACCACGGCACGACCCTCGACGGGATCACCAGGCTGGCGCCGTACTTCCCGGGCGTGGCCGACCTGATCTACACCGTCTGCCAGGCTTGCCGCGACCAGGCGGTCGGCTCCGACTTCAACGCCACCATGGCCTCGCGGCCGGACACCGTACCGGGCGTGCACTACACGGTGATCTCGACGGTGTACGACGAGGTCGTCACTCCCTGGCGGACCCAGTTCCTGAACGGGCCGGACGTGGACAACGAGGTGCTGCAGGACCACTGCCCGGTCACGCTGGCCGAGCACGTGGCGATCGCGTTCTCGCCGACGGCGCTGCACCTGGTGACCAACGCCCTGGACCCGGCGAACGCCACGCCGGTGTTCTGCGGCTGA
- a CDS encoding ATP-grasp domain-containing protein, with amino-acid sequence MITDSPVLLLAPRINETGLQLRTAAGLRGLRAYTATSWRAPRELLGAAVHVYGGPLFADAVGQELGLALLEPAEDWLARLPPALTGRRVSATTLAEARTLRGPAFVKPPADKLFAARVYPDGGALPGPELLDGDTPVLVSEVVRFRTEYRLFVLDGAVRAGSRYAVDGELSVAPLGPDGSEVLAFASDVLAASASQAPLPSAVVVDVGRTDHGWAVVEANAAWASGGYAAEPADVLDVVLRSSCPAAQLPSSDGPFRRELPEVVR; translated from the coding sequence ATGATCACCGACTCCCCGGTTCTGCTGCTCGCTCCGCGCATCAACGAGACCGGCCTCCAGCTGCGCACCGCCGCCGGGCTGCGCGGCCTGCGGGCGTACACCGCCACCTCCTGGCGGGCGCCGCGCGAACTGCTCGGCGCGGCGGTGCACGTGTACGGCGGGCCGTTGTTCGCCGATGCGGTCGGCCAGGAGCTCGGCCTCGCCCTGCTGGAGCCGGCCGAGGACTGGCTGGCCCGGCTGCCGCCGGCGCTGACCGGCCGACGGGTGTCCGCGACCACGCTGGCCGAGGCCCGCACCCTGCGCGGTCCGGCCTTCGTGAAGCCGCCGGCGGACAAGCTGTTCGCCGCCCGGGTCTACCCGGACGGCGGCGCGCTGCCCGGTCCCGAGCTGCTGGACGGCGACACCCCGGTGCTGGTCAGCGAGGTGGTGCGATTCCGTACGGAGTACCGGCTGTTCGTCCTGGATGGCGCGGTGCGGGCCGGTTCGCGCTACGCGGTGGACGGCGAGCTGTCCGTCGCGCCGCTCGGGCCGGACGGTTCCGAGGTACTGGCCTTCGCCAGTGACGTGCTGGCAGCCTCGGCGTCGCAGGCTCCGCTGCCGAGCGCGGTCGTGGTGGACGTCGGACGGACGGACCACGGCTGGGCGGTGGTGGAGGCCAACGCGGCCTGGGCCAGCGGCGGTTACGCAGCCGAGCCGGCCGACGTCCTGGACGTGGTGCTGCGTTCCTCCTGCCCGGCCGCCCAACTGCCCTCCAGCGACGGGCCGTTCCGACGCGAACTGCCCGAAGTGGTGCGCTGA
- a CDS encoding RidA family protein — translation MTHTHLTHITEPPGVAPGTGYTQVVTGSGRLVQVSGQVAFDEHRNLVGAGDPKAQARQVFENLRRCLAAAGADFSDVVKFTFFMTDIAHLPAIREARDEYLGELPLPAASAMQVAALFRPDVLIEIEAMAIVQE, via the coding sequence ATGACCCACACGCACCTCACCCACATCACCGAACCGCCCGGCGTCGCCCCCGGGACCGGCTACACCCAGGTCGTCACCGGCAGTGGCCGGCTGGTCCAGGTCTCCGGGCAGGTCGCCTTCGACGAGCACCGGAACCTGGTCGGCGCGGGTGACCCGAAGGCCCAGGCCCGTCAGGTCTTCGAGAACCTGCGCCGCTGCCTGGCCGCCGCCGGGGCCGACTTCTCCGACGTCGTCAAGTTCACCTTCTTCATGACCGACATCGCCCACCTCCCGGCGATCCGGGAGGCCCGCGACGAGTACCTGGGCGAGCTGCCGCTCCCGGCCGCCTCCGCGATGCAGGTCGCGGCGCTGTTCCGGCCGGACGTCCTGATCGAGATCGAGGCGATGGCGATCGTCCAGGAGTAG
- a CDS encoding enoyl-CoA hydratase family protein: MTSAEPLVRVTTADAVTTLTLDSPHNRNALSSRLMSELHAGLALAAADRDVRAVVLTHTGKVFCAGADLSEATGADPTVGPRGLVELQKAIVDCVKPVIAVVDGHARAGGLGLIGAADLAVAGPAATFAFTEVRLGLAPAVISLPLRPKLEPRAASRYYLTGEVFDAAEAARIGLITQAAESTEDTGVVLKGLLDALRQGSPQGLAESKRLANAEVVRSFQRDADELVQLSARLFGSAEAQEGMRAFLEKRPAAWVR; the protein is encoded by the coding sequence ATGACCAGCGCAGAGCCCCTCGTCCGCGTCACCACCGCCGACGCCGTCACCACGCTCACCCTCGACTCGCCGCACAACCGCAACGCCCTCTCCTCCCGCCTGATGTCCGAGCTGCACGCCGGACTGGCGCTGGCCGCGGCGGACCGCGACGTTCGCGCGGTGGTGCTCACCCACACCGGCAAGGTGTTCTGCGCGGGCGCGGACCTCTCCGAGGCGACCGGCGCGGACCCGACGGTGGGCCCGCGCGGCCTGGTCGAGCTGCAGAAGGCGATCGTGGACTGCGTCAAGCCGGTGATCGCCGTGGTCGACGGGCACGCCCGGGCCGGCGGCCTCGGTCTGATCGGCGCGGCGGACCTCGCCGTCGCCGGACCGGCCGCGACCTTCGCCTTCACCGAGGTCCGCCTCGGTCTCGCGCCCGCCGTCATCTCGCTGCCGCTGCGCCCCAAGCTGGAGCCGCGCGCCGCCTCCCGCTACTACCTCACCGGCGAGGTCTTCGACGCCGCCGAGGCCGCCCGGATCGGGCTGATCACCCAGGCCGCCGAGTCCACCGAGGACACCGGGGTGGTGCTGAAGGGCCTGCTGGACGCGCTGCGCCAGGGCTCGCCGCAGGGGCTGGCCGAGTCGAAGCGGCTGGCCAACGCCGAGGTGGTGCGCTCCTTCCAGCGGGACGCGGACGAGCTGGTGCAGCTGTCGGCGCGGCTGTTCGGTTCGGCGGAGGCGCAGGAGGGGATGCGGGCGTTCCTGGAGAAGCGGCCGGCTGCCTGGGTGCGTTGA
- a CDS encoding MFS transporter — translation MSTTPTESSVPSLAVPASDRSGRLPEALRRRLHPDPTVRRLAGITLVNTVGNGLSLSVAVLFFTRVLGLSAAQLGFGMTAAGLCGVVASVPAGRAADRWGARRVLVVLVWAEAVGTAGYAFVHSYPAFVALACAVAAVDRGSSAARNALYADVLPADRRVAGRAHLRVVTNIGICLGTGLGAIALQLDTRAVYLTAILADAVSYVAVALMLHRLPAVTAPASVELPVEPPTEPPAEPMAESGTASRSGTANPSDPADKGVKQGRRGNPALRDGPFLVVTVLCSVLGLQFAVLEVGVPLWIVQQTDAPRITVAGSLIVNTLMVIALQVRATRGTEERAAAARACRRAGLLLAASCLVIALAHGLPGIPAAVVALVGIALQSLAEVMGQAGGWALSYDLAGERGHGAYQGVFNAGSAAAMMAGPAVVSTAVIGFGLAGWAVLGAVLAAAGLAMGPAVRWAGRREARLGAA, via the coding sequence ATGTCCACCACACCGACGGAGTCCTCCGTACCTTCCCTCGCCGTGCCCGCGTCCGACCGGTCCGGCCGTCTGCCCGAGGCCCTCCGGCGCCGCCTGCACCCCGATCCGACGGTCCGTCGGCTGGCCGGGATCACCCTCGTCAACACGGTGGGCAACGGCCTCTCGTTGTCCGTCGCGGTGCTGTTCTTCACCCGGGTGCTCGGCCTGAGCGCCGCCCAGCTGGGGTTCGGGATGACGGCGGCCGGGCTGTGCGGGGTCGTCGCCAGCGTGCCGGCCGGCCGGGCCGCCGACCGATGGGGCGCCCGGCGGGTCCTGGTGGTGCTGGTCTGGGCGGAGGCGGTCGGCACCGCCGGGTACGCGTTCGTGCACAGCTACCCGGCCTTCGTGGCCCTGGCCTGTGCCGTCGCGGCCGTCGACCGGGGGTCGTCCGCGGCACGGAACGCGCTCTACGCCGACGTGCTGCCCGCCGACCGCCGGGTCGCCGGCCGGGCCCACCTGCGGGTGGTGACCAACATCGGCATCTGCCTGGGGACGGGACTCGGCGCGATCGCGCTCCAACTCGACACCCGGGCGGTCTACCTGACGGCGATCCTGGCCGATGCCGTCTCCTATGTGGCCGTCGCGCTCATGCTCCACCGCCTGCCCGCGGTGACGGCTCCGGCATCGGTCGAGCTCCCGGTCGAACCCCCGACCGAGCCCCCGGCCGAACCGATGGCCGAGTCCGGGACGGCGAGCAGGTCCGGCACGGCGAACCCGTCGGACCCCGCCGACAAGGGGGTCAAGCAGGGCCGCCGGGGCAACCCGGCGCTGCGCGACGGCCCGTTCCTGGTGGTGACCGTGCTGTGCTCCGTGCTCGGCCTGCAGTTCGCCGTCCTGGAGGTGGGCGTCCCGCTGTGGATCGTCCAGCAGACCGACGCGCCGCGGATCACCGTCGCGGGCAGTCTGATCGTCAACACCCTGATGGTGATCGCCCTGCAGGTGCGGGCCACCCGGGGCACCGAGGAGCGGGCGGCCGCCGCCCGGGCGTGCCGTCGCGCCGGGCTGCTGCTCGCCGCCTCCTGCCTGGTCATCGCCCTCGCGCACGGACTGCCCGGGATCCCGGCCGCCGTGGTGGCGCTGGTCGGGATCGCGCTGCAGTCGCTCGCCGAGGTGATGGGCCAGGCGGGCGGCTGGGCGCTGAGCTACGACCTCGCGGGTGAGCGCGGCCACGGCGCCTACCAGGGCGTGTTCAACGCGGGTTCGGCGGCCGCGATGATGGCCGGCCCGGCGGTGGTCAGCACCGCGGTGATCGGCTTCGGGCTGGCCGGCTGGGCCGTGCTGGGCGCTGTGCTGGCGGCGGCAGGCCTGGCGATGGGCCCCGCCGTCCGGTGGGCCGGACGGCGGGAAGCGCGGCTCGGGGCCGCGTGA
- a CDS encoding maleylpyruvate isomerase family mycothiol-dependent enzyme, whose amino-acid sequence MEISEHINALRREGALLADAAARTDLTAPVPTCPDWRLGDLVRHVGQVHRWAAAYPSQGLRTVLDEAGTQAVIGPDPSDAALLDWFREGHAALVTTLEEAPAELECWTFLPAPSPLAFWARRQAHETAVHRFDADAAAGSPGPAVDTALAADGIDELLRGFMTRGRAKVHSDGLRTVQVRTTDGPGSWRLTLSREPLAVTTEESPEPADLTITGPARELYLLLWNRLTVGQTGQAERAGRPDQAEQAGQVELSGDRDLLDLWRDNAAIR is encoded by the coding sequence GTGGAGATCTCCGAACACATCAACGCGCTGCGCCGCGAGGGCGCCCTGCTGGCCGACGCCGCCGCCCGTACCGACCTCACCGCCCCCGTACCGACCTGCCCGGACTGGCGGCTGGGCGATCTGGTGCGGCACGTCGGCCAGGTCCACCGCTGGGCCGCCGCCTACCCCTCGCAGGGGCTGCGGACGGTCCTGGACGAGGCGGGCACGCAGGCAGTCATCGGCCCGGACCCCTCGGACGCCGCGCTGCTCGACTGGTTCCGCGAGGGCCACGCAGCGCTCGTGACGACGCTGGAGGAGGCCCCGGCCGAACTCGAGTGCTGGACCTTCCTGCCCGCGCCCAGCCCGCTGGCCTTCTGGGCCCGGCGCCAGGCGCACGAGACCGCCGTCCACCGCTTCGACGCCGACGCGGCGGCCGGCTCGCCGGGCCCGGCCGTGGACACCGCGCTCGCTGCGGACGGCATCGACGAGCTGCTGCGGGGCTTCATGACCCGCGGCCGGGCGAAGGTGCACAGCGACGGCCTGCGCACCGTCCAGGTCCGGACGACCGACGGCCCCGGCTCCTGGCGCCTGACCCTCTCCCGCGAGCCGCTCGCCGTCACCACCGAGGAAAGCCCCGAACCGGCCGATCTGACCATCACCGGGCCGGCCCGCGAGCTCTACCTGCTGCTCTGGAACCGGCTGACGGTCGGACAGACCGGGCAGGCGGAGCGCGCGGGGCGCCCCGATCAGGCGGAGCAGGCCGGGCAGGTCGAGCTCAGTGGCGACCGGGACCTGCTCGACCTCTGGCGGGACAACGCGGCGATCCGCTGA
- a CDS encoding HutD/Ves family protein translates to MTTTGRIQVLRASERPATTWLNGGGVTREVAGFPAGAGLNDFDWRVSLADVASAGPFSPFPGIDRVITLVEGTGMALTVDGVEQVVDAPFRPFAFPGDATTDCRLLGGPVVDFNVMTRRGRIEAAVDLITEPGAVQLPPAATLLLVCLAGSVTLDATALTRYDAALLDTPGTHALRPDGVTAAVTFRTATAS, encoded by the coding sequence ATGACCACCACCGGACGCATCCAGGTACTGCGGGCGAGCGAGCGCCCGGCCACCACGTGGCTCAACGGGGGCGGGGTGACCAGGGAGGTCGCCGGGTTCCCCGCCGGAGCAGGGCTGAACGACTTCGACTGGCGGGTGAGCCTCGCCGACGTGGCCTCGGCCGGGCCCTTCTCGCCGTTCCCCGGGATCGACCGGGTGATCACCCTGGTCGAGGGCACGGGCATGGCGCTCACCGTGGACGGTGTCGAGCAGGTGGTCGACGCCCCGTTCCGCCCGTTCGCCTTCCCCGGCGACGCCACGACCGACTGCCGGCTGCTGGGCGGTCCGGTGGTGGACTTCAACGTGATGACCCGCCGCGGCCGGATCGAGGCCGCCGTGGACCTGATCACCGAGCCCGGCGCCGTCCAGCTCCCGCCCGCCGCGACCCTCCTGCTGGTCTGCCTCGCCGGTTCGGTCACCCTCGACGCCACCGCGCTGACCCGCTACGACGCCGCGCTGCTCGACACCCCCGGCACCCACGCGCTGCGGCCCGACGGGGTCACCGCCGCCGTCACCTTCCGTACCGCCACCGCAAGTTGA